Part of the Aquicella lusitana genome is shown below.
GTCGGGTAAGTTCCGACCTGCACGAAAGGCGTAACGATAGCCACACTGTCTCCACCCGAGACTCAGTGAAGTTGAAATCGCTGTGAAGATGCAGTGTACCCGCGGCAAGACGGAAAGACCCCGTGCACCTTTACTATAGCTTTGCACTGGACTTTGAGCGTTTCTGTGTAGGATAGGTGGGAGGCTTTGAAACCTGGGCGCTAGCTCAGGTGGAGCCGACCTTGAAATACCACCCTGAAATGCTTGGGGCTCTAACCTAATCTCGTAATCCGGGATGGGGACAGTGCATGGTGGGTAGTTTGACTGGGGCGGTCTCCTCCCAAAGAGTAACGGAGGAGTACGAAGGTACACTCAGCGCGGTCGGACATCGCGCAATGCGTATAAGAGCAAAAGTGTGCTTAACTGCGAGACTGACGGGTCGAGCAGATACGAAAGTAGGTTCTAGTGATCCGGTGGTTCTGTATGGAAGGGCCATCGCTCAACGGATAAAAGGTACGCCGGGGATAACAGGCTGATACCGCCCAAGAGTTCATATCGACGGCGGTGTTTGGCACCTCGATGTCGGCTCATCACATCCTGGGGCTGAAGCCGGTCCCAAGGGTATGGCTGTTCGCCATTTAAAGTGGTACGCGAGCTGGGTTTAGAACGTCGTGAGACAGTTCGGTCCCTATCTGCCGTGGGCGTTTGAGATTTGAGGGGAGTTGCTCCTAGTACGAGAGGACCGGAGTGAACGTACCTCTGGTGTTCCGGTTGTCACGCCAGTGGCATTGCCGGGTAGCTAAGTACGGAAAAGATAACCGCTGAAAGCATCTAAGCGGGAAGCTTGCCCCAAGATGAGATCTCACGGGCCGCAAGGCCCCTCAAGGTCCGTTTAAGACCAAGACGTTGATAGGCTGGGTGTGAAAGCGCAGTAATGCGTTCAGCTAACCAGTACTAATTGACCGTGAGACTTGACCATATAACACCCAAGTCGTTTTGCCCCGCAACGAGTGCGGGGTGACAGTGAATCGCAATCTTACAACCGTATTTTGCCTGGCGACCAGAGCAAGTGGGTACCACCTGATCCCATCCCGAACTCAGAAGTGAAACCATTTAGCGCCTATGATAGTGTGGTTTTAACTACGCAAAAGTCGGTCATCGCCAGGCTCTAATTCGAAAAAACCCCGGCTGATTAACTCAACCGGGGTTTTTTGTTTTATGGGTCCACCGCTGCCAAAGTTTATCGCCTGGCGGACACGCCTGCCATATAAAAACCTGTCATCGCTGTAATGGTTTGATCTTTATCTGGACTTGACCATTTTTGAAAAGCATTCACAAAACTGTCATCCTGAGCGAAGCGAAGGATCTCCTTTTGTTATCGGGAGATCCTTCGAGCAAAAAATGCTCTCAGGATGACAGCATTATTGAGTATTTTGTAAAATGCCCAAAGCCCAGTTTATGAGATGTTATTACAATGCTTCCCAACAACCAGCGCCGAAAAACCTGGATTGCTTCCGTTACGCTCGCAATGAAGTTCAACCGGCCGTCTAATCTATCGCTGGTTATTGATGTGCACGTTGTCGATTATTAAAATTTTGCGCTATTCGTAGATTAAGCTCTTCGGAAACTGCGGCACCAAGGCGATCAAATAACTTTAAGTATTCAGTCGTATCTTCAGCACGCTTACCGATATTCAGAATATTAGCTTTGTCAGCTAATATATCAAAAAACTTAGTACTTTTTGCGTGATTATCAGCAGCCTCTAAAGCTTTTTCTGCGATTTTGCTTATATTAACCTCAGTTATGGATAAGCGAATTTTAACTTTTTGAAAAGATTGAAAATAAGAAAGGCGCTTGGTAAATTTTGCCATTTTTAACCGCCCAAGGTTTTGAATGGAGTCAAAATGCTACTAGCGCCGATCGTTGAAATTTTCTGTGATATTGATGAGTTTTACAAGAACCATGTAAAAGAATCTGCAAATAAAATTTTGCCCTTACCTAAAGGCAAACGTCAGAGGAAAACAGAATTAAGTGAAAGCGAGATGATGACGATCATGATTTTATTTCACTTAAGCCACTATCGCACATTCAAGGATTTTTATCTGGATTGTGTGTTAGGCCAACTTTTTCGAGAATTTCCTAAAGCGGTAAGCTATCCACGTTTTGTTGCACTCATGCCAAGGTTGCTTGCACCACTAACGGCGTATGTACTATCAAGAACAGGAAAACACACCGGATTGTATTATTTGGATTCTACAAAAATGGTTGTATGCCACAATCGTCGAATTTACAGAAATAAAGTTTTTAAAGGCATTGCTGAACGCGGACACTGTTCTGTAGGCTTTTTTTATGGATTCAAATTACATTTAGCGATCAATCACCAGGGAGAAATTATGAGTTTTTGCATTACAAAAGGAAATGTTGATGATAGAGAAGTTGTTGAAAAATTAATGCAAGGATTAACTGGTTTTGGTGCGGGCGATAAAGGATACATCAGCAAAAAATTAGCGGAGTCGCTTGCAAAACGAGGCATAAAATTGATTACGAAAGTTAGAAAAAACATGAAGAAAAAAATGCTAAGCGCGTTCGAAAAATTTTTTCTTTATCAGCGAAGCATTGTAGAAACCGTCATTGATCAACTTAAATCTATCTGCCATATTGAGCATACTCGACATCGCAGTCCGGTAAATTTTCTGGTTAATCTTGTTAGTGGTTTAGCAGGTTACTGTTTAAAAGCAAAAAAACCGTCTATCAGCAGAAGTAAATTTTGGATGTCCTCAATTGCTTAACCATAACTGAGGTTATATTATTAAAGGCTACTTCAAATGTACCCGGCTGAAGCGTGCCTTCCTCTAGATCGCCAGAGTTGGGGCGATAATTACCTTTTTGGTAATTATTTAATGCGTCGTTT
Proteins encoded:
- a CDS encoding IS982 family transposase, which encodes MLLAPIVEIFCDIDEFYKNHVKESANKILPLPKGKRQRKTELSESEMMTIMILFHLSHYRTFKDFYLDCVLGQLFREFPKAVSYPRFVALMPRLLAPLTAYVLSRTGKHTGLYYLDSTKMVVCHNRRIYRNKVFKGIAERGHCSVGFFYGFKLHLAINHQGEIMSFCITKGNVDDREVVEKLMQGLTGFGAGDKGYISKKLAESLAKRGIKLITKVRKNMKKKMLSAFEKFFLYQRSIVETVIDQLKSICHIEHTRHRSPVNFLVNLVSGLAGYCLKAKKPSISRSKFWMSSIA